From one Triticum aestivum cultivar Chinese Spring chromosome 4B, IWGSC CS RefSeq v2.1, whole genome shotgun sequence genomic stretch:
- the LOC123093101 gene encoding uncharacterized protein, with protein MNINLYHKEAGTFRCNVTVTRVSHLKKWWATFCTDCHYMSMPAATSLTQPDVYTCGRRSCSCTSATVGYTLFVLAKDRSGEAEFELFGAKGQQIVGRSAGQVIRNNMRHDPTIHNVHVAASMLRKIPPELLGLLGMKCTFHVRASSDGFFGRWPAFHVDAIESFEALKTNLSVMDLLTPS; from the exons ATGAACATTAATTTATATCACAAGGAG GCAGGTACGTTTCGATGCAACGTGACGGTTACAAGGGTTTCGCATTTGAAAAAATGGTGGGCCACCTTCTGTACGGACTGCCACTATATGTCCATGCCAGCTGCGACGTCACTCACTCAGCCTGATGTATATACATGTGGACGCCGTAGCTGTTCATGTACCAGTGCAACAGTCGG GTACACATTATTTGTCCTTGCAAAAGACCGAAGCGGAGAAGCCGAGTTTGAGTTGTTTGGAGCAAAAGGGCAGCAGATTGTCGGTCGATCTGCTGGCCAGGTCATTCGCAACAACATGCGTCATGACCCTACTATTCACAATGTTCATGTGGCGGCCTCGATGCTCAGGAAAATTCCTCCTGAACTTTTAGGCTTGCTTGGCATGAAATGCACGTTTCATGTTCGTGCGTCGTCTGACGGCTTCTTTGGAAGGTGGCCGGCATTTCATGTCGATGCTATTGAATCATTCGAGGCTCTGAAGACCAACCTCTCTGTCATGGATCTGCTTACCCCATCGTGA
- the LOC123093102 gene encoding uncharacterized protein: MTMKARATDAEKNVQELNAKPDRLQKTNGEQTVRIQKTKSVLKGAEEELMKVQSEATPKSEQLREKEKQPKGRLPPGTTQLPLKRRHPVAPQPLVTMLCGC; encoded by the exons ATGACCATGAAGGCTAGAGCCACCGATGCAGAGAAGAACGTGCAAGAGCTGAATGCTAAGCCGGATAGA CTTCAAAAGACAAACGGCGAGCAAACGGTTAGGATTCAAAAGACTAAAAGTGTTCTTAAAGGTGCAGAG GAGGAGCTGATGAAGGTGCAGTCAGAAGCAACACCAAAATCAGAGCAGCTCAGAGAG AAAGAAAAGCAGCCGAAGGGGCGCCTCCCACCTGGTACCACCCAACTTCCTCTTAAGCGGCGCCACCCGGTGGCGCCCCAACCGCTAGTTACAATGTTGTGTGGCTGCTAG